A stretch of Argiope bruennichi chromosome 10, qqArgBrue1.1, whole genome shotgun sequence DNA encodes these proteins:
- the LOC129987716 gene encoding uncharacterized protein LOC129987716 yields MNTIIFASLLLSAVTAHAYPYLSHPEASSAYAYDSHGHLLSAHDSHGSGVYGSHGLQKDSGIAVHDSHAISSHADRKAHEVDSDHYNKYKNVGAYSHEKGDGFEKTYHYEKVNGHHDIVADHDALKTSYGNHGAKSYHDSRDHGASGHSSYGSYNKYGANSFGSHGHLDSAYGKTGHGHSKHSTSGHLLGGYPVVHGLEGYTTVLQPIEHGVGGYTAEHRGYPVVKTAEYSPIHGSSHGYSKVYFKGPGYGYHY; encoded by the exons ataatcttTGCAAGCCTTCTTCTATCTGCTGTAACTGCTCATGCATACCCATACCTAAGTCACCCAGAAGCATCATCCGCTTATGCATACGACTCTCATGGTCATCTTCTCTCTGCTCATGATTCCCACGGAAGCGGTGTCTACGGCAGTCACGGTCTCCAAAAAGACTCGGGAATCGCTGTCCATGATAGCCATGCTATCTCGTCTCATGCGGATCGTAAGGCTCATGAAGTAGACAGTGACCATTACAACAAATATAAGAATGTTGGCGCCTACAGCCATGAAAAAGGAGATGGATTTGAGAAGACATACCATTATGAAAaa GTGAATGGGCACCATGACATTGTTGCTGACCACGACGCTTTAAAGACATCCTACGGTAACCACGGTGCTAAATCATACCACGACTCTCGAGATCATGGAGCTAGTGGTCACAGCTCTTATGGATCTTACAACAAGTACGGAGCAAATAGCTTTGGTTCCCACGGACATCTGGATTCTGCTTATGGTAAAACTGGACACGGACACAGCAAGCATTCTACAAGTGGACATCTGCTCGGAGGCTACCCTGTTGTTCATGGATTAGAAGGATACACGACCGTTCTTCAACCTATTGAGCACGGAGTAGGAGGGTATACGGCCGAACATCGGGGATATCCTGTTGTTAAAACAGCTGAATACAGCCCCATCCATGGAAGCAGTCACGGTTACTCAAAGGTTTATTTCAAAGGACCAGGATATGGATATCATTACTGA